The following are encoded in a window of Urocitellus parryii isolate mUroPar1 chromosome 7, mUroPar1.hap1, whole genome shotgun sequence genomic DNA:
- the LOC144256167 gene encoding polyunsaturated fatty acid lipoxygenase ALOX12-like gives MPFRRQDLAEERKRILVATGVWVFSGSQNRVQLWLVGAQREAELELQLQPRPGEEEEFALDTPENLGPLQFVKLRKQHSLVDDAWFCDRITVQGPGTSAKTAFPCYRWVQGKSVLSLPEGTGEPAALGKWEQGLLRKCWGQRSRMGLTRLAGDNALDIFQKHRKKELEERQQTYR, from the exons ATGCCCTTCAGGAGGCAAGATCTGGCAGAAGAAAGGAAG CGCATCctggtggccactggggtctGGGTTTTCTCAGGGTCGCAGAACCGCGTGCAGCTGTGGCTGGTGGGGGCTCAGCGGGAGGCAGAGCTGGAGCTGCAGCTGCAACCCAGGCCTGGCGAG GAGGAGGAGTTTGCTCTGGACACTCCAGAGAATCTGGGGCCGCTGCAGTTCGTGAAGCTGCGCAAACAGCACTCATTGGTGGACGACGCGTGGTTCTGCGATCGCATCACCGTGCAGGGTCCGGGAACCTCCGCGAAGACCGCGTTTCCGTGCTACCGCTGGGTGCAAGGCAAGAGCGTCCTGAGCCTGCCCGAGGGCACTGGTGAGCCGGCAGCGTTGGGGAAGTGGGAGCAAGGCCTCCTCAGGAAGTGCTGGGGGCAGAGGAGCAGAATGGGATTGA CTCGCCTGGCAGGAGACAATGCCTTAGACATCTTCCAGAAgcatagaaagaaagaactggAGGAAAGACAGCAGACCTACCGGTAA